The Enterobacter sp. JBIWA008 genome has a segment encoding these proteins:
- a CDS encoding fimbria/pilus outer membrane usher protein: MKISRPALAVSLACLAGQSVAREYSFDASLLEGAAAANADVSLFEKGGQLPGTYPVDIKLNGERVDTRDVVFTQGKDASGKPVLVPCLTPEQLSRYGVKTESFPSLSGEGKAVACADISVIPQARTDYDFNSQELNLLIPQVSLRPRLQGIAAESLWNDGVPALLLNWQANTSRSELSGDGQNEKTDTTFVQLQPGINAGAWRLRNASTWQKSDGKGSWQSAYTYAERGLNGIKSRITLGERSTPAEIFDSVPFRGVMLNSDEGMLPAGQYSYGPVVRGVARTQARIEVRQAGYLLYSGMVAPGPFALSDLTPTGSGGDLEVIVRETDGRNQVFTVPYQTPAIALREGYLQYSVMVGLYRPSDKSVNNPMVYQATAMYGLPWNLTAYTGAQVSEHYQAGTLGLGIAFGDWGAFSVDATETRGQRREEETENGRTWRARYSKQVVSTNTTFTLASYQYASTGYSTLSDVLETWRDNPERPWTGSNDRRRTRTALTVSQALNDWGYLTLTGSRETYWNRPGHNDSLNAGYSFNIKDTTVSLNWTENKNVDSDGNQRKDRVASLWFSVPLDSLLGSGTTASYRYTTPSEGGDTHEVGLSGRAFDRRMYWDVRQRYRPEAANNDTTNSTLRLAWNGAYGQAGANYSQSRNAKQMGVDAAGGIVVHEHGVTFGQPLGDTVALIEAPGASGVAVGGWPGVRTDWRGYTTLSYLSPYQENSISLNPAELPPDAEITQTDTKVVPTQGAVIPAKFATRIGGRAMMSLTRADGSVVPYGALATLEGQGVGAGVVGEDGQVYLTGLPEQGQMTVRWSGNQCRVNYTLPAKKGEAGIYEMRNECR; encoded by the coding sequence ATGAAGATTTCACGTCCGGCGCTGGCTGTAAGTCTTGCGTGTCTGGCGGGGCAGTCCGTCGCGCGTGAGTACAGTTTTGATGCTTCGCTGCTGGAGGGGGCTGCGGCAGCAAATGCTGATGTTTCGCTTTTTGAGAAAGGCGGGCAGTTGCCGGGCACCTACCCGGTGGACATTAAGCTGAACGGTGAACGAGTGGATACGCGGGATGTGGTATTCACCCAGGGGAAAGATGCGTCAGGCAAGCCCGTACTGGTGCCCTGCCTGACTCCTGAGCAATTGTCGCGCTATGGCGTAAAAACGGAATCATTCCCCTCCCTGTCAGGTGAGGGGAAGGCGGTAGCCTGCGCGGATATCTCTGTTATTCCGCAAGCCCGCACGGACTATGACTTTAATAGTCAGGAGCTGAATCTGCTGATTCCACAGGTTTCCCTACGCCCCCGCCTTCAGGGGATTGCTGCTGAATCGCTGTGGAATGACGGGGTGCCGGCCCTGCTGCTGAACTGGCAGGCAAACACTAGCCGCTCGGAGTTGTCCGGTGACGGGCAGAACGAAAAAACAGACACAACTTTTGTGCAGTTACAGCCTGGTATTAACGCCGGCGCGTGGCGACTGAGAAACGCCAGTACCTGGCAAAAGTCGGATGGTAAAGGAAGCTGGCAGTCTGCATATACCTATGCTGAGCGCGGACTGAACGGTATTAAAAGCCGCATTACTCTTGGTGAGCGCAGCACGCCGGCAGAGATTTTTGACAGCGTACCGTTTCGCGGGGTGATGCTTAACTCTGATGAAGGCATGCTGCCGGCGGGGCAGTATTCTTACGGCCCGGTGGTGCGGGGCGTGGCCCGCACTCAGGCACGAATTGAGGTGCGTCAGGCCGGCTACCTGTTGTACAGCGGTATGGTAGCACCAGGGCCGTTTGCCCTGAGTGACCTGACGCCGACCGGCTCCGGCGGTGACCTTGAGGTCATCGTGCGTGAAACAGATGGCCGTAACCAGGTCTTTACCGTGCCCTACCAGACGCCGGCTATTGCACTGCGTGAAGGTTATCTGCAGTACAGCGTGATGGTCGGGCTGTACAGACCGTCAGACAAGTCGGTCAATAACCCGATGGTGTACCAGGCGACTGCCATGTACGGCTTGCCGTGGAACCTTACGGCCTATACGGGGGCTCAGGTATCTGAGCATTATCAGGCCGGCACGCTGGGGCTTGGGATAGCGTTTGGGGACTGGGGGGCGTTCTCGGTGGATGCAACCGAGACACGTGGACAGCGTCGCGAAGAAGAGACGGAAAATGGCCGCACCTGGCGTGCACGCTACAGTAAGCAGGTAGTGTCCACAAACACGACGTTTACCCTGGCAAGTTACCAGTATGCATCCACTGGGTACAGCACTCTTTCAGATGTGCTGGAAACTTGGCGTGATAATCCTGAAAGGCCATGGACGGGCAGTAATGACCGTCGCCGGACGCGTACTGCGCTGACGGTGAGCCAGGCACTGAATGACTGGGGTTACCTGACCCTGACCGGGTCCCGGGAGACGTACTGGAACCGTCCGGGGCATAACGACTCCCTGAACGCAGGATACTCGTTCAACATAAAGGATACGACAGTATCCCTTAACTGGACGGAGAACAAAAACGTCGACAGTGACGGAAATCAGCGCAAGGACCGCGTGGCGAGCCTCTGGTTCAGCGTGCCGCTGGACAGTCTGCTGGGTAGTGGTACCACTGCATCTTATCGCTACACCACGCCATCCGAGGGAGGAGATACTCACGAGGTGGGGTTAAGCGGGCGAGCCTTCGATCGCCGGATGTACTGGGATGTTCGTCAGCGTTATCGCCCGGAGGCGGCAAATAACGATACCACGAACAGCACACTGCGCCTGGCGTGGAACGGTGCTTACGGTCAGGCAGGGGCAAACTATAGCCAAAGCCGCAATGCGAAGCAGATGGGTGTGGATGCGGCAGGCGGTATAGTTGTGCACGAACATGGGGTGACCTTTGGTCAGCCGCTGGGTGACACAGTAGCCCTGATTGAAGCGCCCGGAGCATCCGGAGTGGCTGTTGGTGGGTGGCCGGGAGTCAGAACGGACTGGCGGGGATACACCACGCTGTCTTACCTGAGTCCTTACCAGGAAAACAGCATCAGCCTTAACCCGGCAGAATTACCGCCGGATGCGGAAATTACGCAAACGGACACCAAAGTGGTGCCCACACAGGGGGCTGTTATTCCGGCGAAGTTTGCTACCCGTATCGGCGGCAGGGCAATGATGAGTCTGACCCGTGCTGATGGCTCCGTCGTTCCTTATGGTGCGTTGGCAACCCTTGAAGGGCAGGGTGTTGGTGCCGGCGTGGTGGGGGAAGATGGTCAGGTGTATCTGACAGGGCTGCCTGAACAGGGGCAA
- a CDS encoding fimbria/pilus periplasmic chaperone codes for MKSSRRATLTGLTVTLMLLSGTSLAEEQKINTNTKSFSVKLGATRIVYNPDSSGATLPVINPQDYPILVQTQVYGEDKQSKAPYMVTPPLFRLDGNQQSRVRVVRTGGGFPQDRESLSWVCITGVPPKPEDVWGQDKDGKTQAPKEATLEVQLRINSCIKLFLRPSSIKGDVSDSADKLTWKRDGGHLKVINPTPYYMNLKDVKVGGRKVENLDYIAPRGEKNFSLPAGASGLVQWKVITDYGGDSRDFQATLQ; via the coding sequence GTGAAATCTTCCAGGCGCGCAACCCTTACCGGACTGACCGTGACGCTTATGCTGCTCTCCGGTACTTCTCTGGCTGAAGAGCAAAAAATTAATACGAATACGAAGTCATTTTCCGTAAAGCTCGGCGCCACACGTATCGTTTACAACCCAGATTCGTCTGGTGCCACGCTGCCCGTCATCAACCCTCAGGATTACCCAATCCTGGTGCAGACGCAGGTTTACGGTGAAGACAAGCAAAGCAAGGCGCCGTACATGGTTACGCCACCACTATTCCGACTGGACGGAAATCAGCAGAGCCGCGTTCGCGTTGTGCGGACCGGAGGGGGCTTCCCGCAGGATCGCGAAAGCCTTTCCTGGGTATGCATTACCGGCGTGCCTCCTAAACCGGAAGACGTGTGGGGGCAGGATAAGGACGGTAAAACTCAGGCACCTAAAGAAGCGACACTTGAGGTTCAGCTTCGTATTAACAGCTGCATCAAACTGTTCCTGCGTCCGTCTTCCATTAAGGGGGATGTATCAGATTCGGCAGACAAGCTGACATGGAAGCGGGATGGGGGACACTTGAAGGTTATTAACCCGACACCTTACTACATGAACCTGAAGGATGTGAAGGTAGGTGGGCGCAAGGTTGAGAATCTCGATTACATCGCGCCGCGCGGGGAGAAAAATTTCTCGCTACCTGCCGGAGCATCCGGTCTGGTGCAGTGGAAGGTTATCACTGATTACGGCGGTGACAGCCGCGATTTTCAGGCGACGCTGCAGTAG
- a CDS encoding tyrosine-type DNA invertase, with protein sequence MPPKRKYLTAAEVEDMLAAAKNNSSPERNYCLLYMSFIHGFRVTELRNLQLSDLSLKEGSLRINRLKQGFCTIHPLLEEEKEAIRLWLDVRRSMRGADSDWLFLSRQGKPLTRQRIYQIIRMLGERARVEVPSHPHMLRHACGFALADRGIDTRLIQDYLGHKNIRHTVRYTASNPARFRYVWAKKTNSKGYI encoded by the coding sequence ATGCCACCTAAACGAAAATATCTCACTGCTGCCGAAGTCGAAGACATGCTTGCTGCGGCAAAAAACAACAGCAGCCCTGAACGTAATTACTGTCTCCTTTACATGAGTTTTATTCACGGTTTTCGAGTCACAGAGTTGCGAAATCTGCAGCTTTCAGACCTGAGCCTGAAAGAGGGAAGCTTGCGGATCAACCGTCTGAAACAAGGATTCTGCACCATTCATCCCCTTCTGGAGGAGGAAAAAGAGGCTATCCGGCTCTGGCTGGATGTCCGTCGCTCCATGCGAGGTGCTGACAGCGACTGGCTGTTCCTGTCCCGACAGGGAAAACCCCTCACCCGCCAGCGGATCTATCAGATAATTAGGATGCTGGGCGAGAGAGCTCGGGTGGAAGTACCGTCGCATCCGCATATGCTCAGGCATGCCTGCGGGTTTGCCCTAGCAGACAGAGGAATTGATACTAGGCTGATTCAGGATTACCTTGGGCACAAAAACATCCGCCACACAGTACGTTATACGGCCAGTAATCCTGCACGATTCAGATATGTTTGGGCAAAAAAAACAAACAGTAAGGGTTACATTTAG